One genomic region from Salvia hispanica cultivar TCC Black 2014 chromosome 2, UniMelb_Shisp_WGS_1.0, whole genome shotgun sequence encodes:
- the LOC125207933 gene encoding formin-like protein 6: MKAHCIITIFMLLFLTFVADSKFINEEKHNNRKRILHQPFFPITSSPPPPPPSPPPPGQDQPFFHSLPVDQSHQTPPPSPPAPRQSNSIKKLAIGVSSAMLALAMVSAVAFVVHSRRVKKRHESQKLVGGDEGPALPPPSNFLYIGTVEPSAASVLSEAGTDDASASPYRKLNSAKRFSRYRPSPDLQPLPPLTKPPPPPPAISSPPPMSSSDDESHDTVFYTPQGSSVSHGSPSSRHSHTSHSNRVAHSKRSSPKSRLSASSQDTKPVIIPSIKPPSPPPPPPNSHKRNKLARPPPPPPPPLPPPLSSIAIKYGDVQHSKPPTFSNKVIKPETMSPSPKSTFTDSSTVKVDVEDPSGSKPKLKPLHWDKVRATSDRVTVWDQLNSSSFQLNEDAMESLFGFNSANSVPKDATKKSATEQEIRVLDPKKSQNIAILLRALNVTREEVAQALLDGNTEELGPELLETLVKMAPTKEEEIKLKDCKAESSKLGSAERFLKAILDIPFAFKRVEAMLYRANFHTEVAYLRNSFQTLEEASEELKNSRMFLKLLEAVLRTGNRMNDGTNRGDARAFKLDTLLKLVDVKGTDGKTTLLHFVVQEIIRSEGTDSDPASEITTNFKSKEEEFKKQGLHIVSGLSKEIGSVKKAAGMDSDVLSSYVSKLEMGLQKASSVMQYERQSTPGKFFSSMKEFLEEATDEIARIKAEERKALSLVKEVTEYFHGNAAKEEAHPFRIFMIVRDFLAILDNVCKDVSRMHDRATVGAGRSFRIPANASLPVLDRYHTSQGEDSTC, translated from the exons ATGAAAGCTCATTGCATCATCACCATTTTCATGCTCCTCTTCCTCACATTTGTTGCAGATTCCAAATTCATCAATGAAGAGAAACACAACAACAGGAAGAGGATTCTGCACCAACCATTCTTCCCAATCACTTCCTCTCCGCCTCCTCCGCCTCCGTCTCCGCCTCCGCCCGGCCAAGACCAGCCCTTCTTCCACTCACTCCCAGTGGATCAGAGCCACCAAACTCCACCACCATCACCACCAGCACCGCGGCAGAGCAATTCGATCAAGAAACTTGCCATCGGAGTCTCCTCCGCGATGCTGGCGCTGGCGATGGTGTCGGCCGTGGCGTTCGTCGTCCACAGCCGCCGCGTCAAGAAACGACACGAATCGCAGAAGCTCGTTGGAGGGGACGAGGGGCCGGCATTGCCCCCGCCCTCCAACTTCCTCTACATCGGCACGGTGGAGCCATCCGCCGCGAGTGTGCTCAGCGAGGCCGGGACAGATGATGCCTCGGCCTCGCCCTACAGGAAGCTGAACTCGGCCAAGCGATTCAGTCGCTACAGGCCGAGTCCAGACCTGCAGCCTCTGCCGCCGCTGACTAAGCCGCCCCCTCCTCCTCCGGCCATCAGCTCGCCGCCTCCAATGTCGTCCTCCGACGACGAGAGCCACGACACCGTCTTCTACACGCCACAAGGCTCGTCGGTGAGCCATGGGTCGCCTAGCTCGCGCCACAGCCACACGAGCCACAGCAACAGAGTAGCTCATTCAAAGAGAAGTTCACCTAAGTCACGCCTCTCAGCATCATCTCAGGATACAAAGCCGGTCATCATACCCTCAATCAAGCCGCCTTCTccgccaccaccgccgccaaATTCTCACAAAAGGAACAAACTTGCACGTCCCccaccgcctcctcctcctcctctgccGCCGCCGTTATCATCAATCGCAATAAAATACGGAGATGTACAACATTCCAAACCACCAACATTTTCCAATAAAGTGATAAAACCAGAGACAATGAGTCCTAGTCCCAAATCAACTTTCACTGACAGTTCAACAGTGAAAGTAGATGTAGAGGACCCTAGTGGATCCAAACCAAAACTCAAGCCTCTGCACTGGGACAAAGTACGAGCCACCTCGGACCGAGTCACAGTTTGGGACCAGTTGAACTCCAGCTCCTTCCA GTTAAATGAGGATGCCATGGAGTCCCTTTTCGGGTTCAATTCTGCGAATTCAGTTCCAAAAGATGCAACTAAAAAGTCAGCCACGGAGCAGGAGATCAGAGTGTTGGATCCGAAGAAGTCCCAGAACATCGCCATCCTGTTACGCGCGTTGAATGTCACCAGAGAAGAGGTTGCTCAAGCACTTCTAGATG GAAATACAGAGGAATTGGGTCCTGAGCTGTTGGAGACTTTGGTGAAGATGGCACCAACCAAGGAGGAAGAGATCAAACTTAAAGACTGCAAGGCTGAAAGCTCGAAACTGGGATCAGCAGAGCGATTCCTCAAGGCAATTCTTGATATTCCGTTCGCCTTCAAAAGAGTGGAGGCCATGCTTTATAGAGCCAACTTCCACACAGAAGTAGCTTACCTGAGAAACTCTTTTCAAACACTGGAG GAAGCAagtgaagaattgaagaataGCCGCATGTTCCTAAAGCTGCTTGAAGCTGTTCTACGGACAGGGAACCGCATGAATGATGGCACGAATCGTGGCGATGCAAGAGCCTTCAAATTGGACACATTGCTAAAACTAGTAGACGTAAAAGGAACAGATGGTAAGACAACCTTACTTCACTTTGTTGTCCAAGAGATAATCAGATCAGAAGGCACGGATTCGGATCCAGCAAGTGAAATTACAACAAATTTCAAGTCTAAAGAAGAGGAGTTCAAGAAGCAAGGACTGCACATCGTGTCCGGGCTGAGTAAAGAGATCGGCAGTGTCAAAAAGGCAGCAGGAATGGACTCGGACGTACTTAGCAGCTACGTCTCTAAGCTTGAAATGGGACTCCAAAAGGCCAGTTCGGTCATGCAATACGAGAGGCAAAGCACTCCAGGAAAATTCTTTAGTTCAATGAAAGAGTTTCTTGAAGAGGCTACTGATGAAATCGCGAGAATCAAGGCTGAAGAGAGGAAAGCATTGTCACTAGTGAAAGAGGTGACAGAGTATTTTCATGGAAATGCTGCGAAAGAGGAGGCTCATCCGTTCAGGATTTTCATGATCGTACGAGACTTTCTCGCTATACTGGATAACGTGTGCAAAGATGTCAGTAGGATGCACGATAGAGCAACGGTAGGGGCAGGGAGATCGTTCAGGATACCAGCAAACGCATCGTTGCCAGTGCTCGATAGATATCACACAAGTCAGGGGGAAGATAGCACCTGTTAA
- the LOC125205531 gene encoding BTB/POZ and TAZ domain-containing protein 4-like, which yields MNYKKEECLEKALPLPPPLPSHKIGLLISGVKRREGCICARSAANNSDRLFDEAYRADISISTDDGGVIYAHASILGVASPVFKAMLTKSKGRGQRKRRSIPIRGAPSEAVRVFIRFLYSSCFEEEKMRTFALPLLALSHAYAVGELKHLCERWLETKLMNIENVVDIFQLALLCDSPRLSIMCHRFIVSNIKAVVSTDGWQDMRMSHPVLEKELIESLTDEEAIRKIRKRKQNERNIYMQLYEAMEAIVHIFRDGCRTIGPHDKAPRNDQGPCEYPACTSLETLVRHFAGCKMRSSGGCIHCKRMWQILELHSHLCPTPDGCSVPLCRSFRQRRRRQSKKEDVRWRILVKKIVRSKSITGGPFLSLDST from the exons ATGAATTACAAAAAAGAGGAATGTTTGGAGAAGGCATTGCCTCTTCCACCTCCATTGCCCTCTCACAAAATAGGGTTGTTAATAAGTGGAGTCAAGAGGAGGGAGGGTTGCATCTGTGCTCGTAGTGCTGCAAATAATTCGGATCGTCTCTTCGATGAGGCTTATCGAGCTGATATCTCCATCTCGACTGACGATGGTGGCGTCATCTACGCACATGCCAGTATTCTT GGCGTGGCTTCTCCAGTCTTCAAGGCTATGCTAACCAAATCGAAAGGCAGAGGTCAGAGAAAACGGCGATCAATACCAATTCGTGGAGCTCCATCTGAAGCAGTTCGTGTTTTCATCCGGTTCTTATATTCATCGTG CttcgaagaagaaaaaatgaggACATTCGCACTGCCCTTGTTGGCGCTGTCACATGCATATGCCGTTGGGGAACTAAAGCATCTATGTGAGCGTTGGCTGGAGACAAAATTGATGAACATCGAGAATGTAGTTGATATCTTTCAACTTGCTTTGCTGTGCGACTCTCCCCGGCTGAGCATCATGTGCCATCGCTTCATTGTATCGAATATCAAGGCAGTAGTATCCACGGATGGGTGGCAGGACATGAGAATGAGCCACCCAGTCCTAGAAAAGGAACTAATCGAGTCTTTGACGGATGAAGAAGCT ATACGAAAGATCAGGAAGAGGAAGCAGAATGAGAGGAATATATACATGCAGCTATACGAAGCAATGGAGGCGATAGTTCACATATTCAGAGACGGATGTCGGACGATTGGGCCACACGATAAGGCCCCACGAAATGATCAAGGCCCCTGCGAATACCCGGCTTGTACGAGCCTTGAAACACTCGTCCGCCACTTTGCTGGTTGCAAGATGAGAAGCTCCGGTGGATGCATCCATTGCAAGCGAATGTGGCAAATCTTGGAACTGCACTCGCATCTTTGCCCTACCCCGGATGGTTGCAGCGTGCCATTGTGCAG AAGTTTTaggcagaggaggaggagacAGAGCAAGAAAGAAGATGTTAGATGGAGAATTTTGGTGAAGAAAATAGTGAGATCAAAGAGTATAACTGGAGGCCCTTTTCTCTCATTGGATTCAACATAA
- the LOC125205530 gene encoding putative pentatricopeptide repeat-containing protein At1g16830 — protein sequence MIQLLCKRGFKFPSKSHSYALVHQLASPIHCPTATNYKESAFKDSVNQEQLKQGAKAPILSPQVVLTTLQNCPSDLVALSFFLWCARQPNYFHDNLGFDHMVGVTSNLTDKYGTVRVIIEELESIGCFTKAQTLLLLMRIYWRGAMYDMVLQAFKVMCSYGYVPNTYARNIVVDVLFKIGEVDEALTFLEGTQAPNFLSFNISICNLCRLGEVDKVKGVFRRMLSSGYYMNHETYAMVLNCFCKFGRLEEALQLLGMMVVLGAPVSVNVWSILIDGYCRSGSVEVAAYIFEKMVAVGCSPNIVTCTSLIKAFLESQMVEEAFKLLATLMSKGCFPDLVLCNVLIDRLSKIGRYKSAFEVYFSLRDLSLKPDCYTYSSLVTLMDLSGQYAHLPSITSGLAVQPDLVLCNGLLSYFRKSGYPEGAIDFYDIMIDTGFIPDKYSFAAVLSALCRLGRLDDTVNVYHGFIHNYPGIDARIHSIVINTLAKSGRFNQALRIFRKARDEKFPLDAVSYNVAIYILIRVGRMEEANSIFNEMKEMEVVPNKRTYNLILSGFCKNSDIHAVKHILKEMNGANIAMEYHALRLMKKQFRHSSDSVLSDLVSANLRLLRGDEVVLPRGDRVVLVNQHASNDNVNVRDSGRSSSDEELDAIVSVLG from the coding sequence ATGATTCAGTTATTATGTAAACGGGGATTCAAATTTCCGTCCAAATCACATTCTTACGCTTTAGTACACCAACTAGCTTCACCAATTCACTGCCCCACAGCTACAAATTACAAAGAATCGGCCTTTAAGGATTCTGTCAATCAGGAGCAACTTAAGCAGGGTGCTAAAGCCCCAATTCTCTCTCCTCAAGTTGTTTTGACGACTCTGCAAAACTGCCCTTCTGATTTAGTTGCTCTGAGCTTTTTCCTGTGGTGTGCGCGTCAGCCTAATTACTTTCATGATAATCTTGGATTTGATCACATGGTGGGCGTGACATCAAATTTGACTGATAAATATGGGACTGTGAGAGTCATTATTGAGGAATTGGAGAGCATCGGTTGCTTCACAAAGGCACAGACTTTGTTGCTTTTGATGAGGATTTACTGGCGTGGAGCCATGTACGATATGGTATTACAGGCTTTTAAAGTGATGTGTAGCTATGGTTATGTACCGAATACTTACGCAAGAAACATTGTTGTCGATGTCTTGTTCAAGATTGGGGAGGTTGACGAAGCCCTCACCTTTTTGGAGGGAACTCAGGCCCCAAATTTTCTGAGCTTCAACATTTCAATCTGTAACTTGTGCAGGCTCGGTGAGGTTGATAAAGTTAAAGGTGTCTTTAGGCGTATGTTGTCGAGCGGGTATTATATGAACCATGAGACCTATGCGATGGTGTTGAATTGTTTCTGCAAATTCGGGAGGTTGGAGGAGGCATTGCAGCTGCTTGGAATGATGGTGGTTTTGGGTGCACCTGTTTCTGTAAATGTATGGAGCATATTGATTGATGGTTACTGCAGGTCGGGTTCAGTCGAGGTTGCAGCTTatatatttgagaaaatgGTGGCTGTTGGTTGTTCACCAAACATCGTGACTTGCACATCATTGATCAAAGCCTTTTTAGAATCTCAAATGGTTGAAGAAGCATTTAAGCTCCTTGCCACTCTAATGTCCAAAGGTTGTTTCCCTGATCTTGTGCTGTGTAATGTATTGATTGATCGCCTATCTAAGATTGGGCGTTACAAGAGTGCATTTGAAGTTTACTTTAGTTTGAGAGATCTAAGTTTAAAGCCGGATTGTTACACTTATTCGTCTCTTGTAACTCTAATGGATTTGTCTGGGCAGTATGCTCATCTACCTTCCATTACGAGTGGACTTGCAGTGCAACCTGACCTGGTGCTCTGCAATGGCCTCCTAAGCTATTTCCGCAAGTCTGGTTATCCAGAGGGTGCTATCGATTTCTATGATATAATGATAGACACAGGGTTTATACCAGACAAATATAGTTTTGCGGCAGTGTTGAGTGCGTTGTGCAGGTTGGGTAGGTTGGATGATACAGTGAATGTTTACCATGGATTTATTCACAACTATCCAGGTATCGATGCTCGCATCCACTCTATAGTCATTAACACACTTGCAAAATCAGGTAGGTTTAATCAAGCTTTGAGAATATTCAGGAAAGCTAGAGATGAAAAGTTCCCATTAGATGCTGTGTCATACAATGTTGCCATTTATATACTCATTAGAGTTGGTCGGATGGAGGAAGCTAACTCTATATTTAACGAAATGAAGGAGATGGAGGTAGTGCCAAATAAGCGGACGTATAATTTGATACTCTCTGGTTTCTGCAAGAATAGTGATATTCATGCGGTTAAACACATCCTGAAGGAAATGAATGGTGCAAATATTGCAATGGAGTATCATGCACTCAGATTGATGAAAAAACAATTTCGTCACTCCTCCGACTCTGTTTTGTCTGACCTCGTTTCGGCAAATTTGAGGTTGCTTAGAGGGGACGAAGTGGTGTTGCCCAGAGGGGACAGAGTGGTGTTGGTAAATCAGCATGCATCAAATGATAATGTGAATGTCAGGGACTCTGGAAGATCGAGCTCTGATGAGGAACTCGATGCTATTGTTTCTGTGTTGGGTTAG